The proteins below come from a single Malus domestica chromosome 03, GDT2T_hap1 genomic window:
- the LOC103432431 gene encoding probable inactive patatin-like protein 9: MELSKVTLEIFTKLEQKWLSHCQTAKKTRILSIDGGGTTGIVAGAALIHLEDQIRLKTGDAHAQIADFFDLVTGTGIGAVLAAMLVADDGSGRPLYTARDAVNSVSEKNADMFKLRFGGVFRRRRRYSGGSMEKALAELLTREDGKVLTLKDTCKPLLVPCYDMKSSAPFVFSRADASESASFDFEMWKVCRATSATPSVFKPFSLISVDGKTSCSAVDGGLVMNNPTAAAVTHVLNNKRDFPSVNGVEDLLVLSLGNGPLSGGKAGRSNGKCSPSSVVDIVLDGVSETIDQMVGNAFCYNRADYVRIQAFGLGSEVFAVQRSKEEADVLKERGVESLPFGGKRLLTETNGERIEGFVQRLVACGRSSLPPSPCKDSGVSPLANGR, encoded by the exons atgGAGCTGAGCAAGGTAACCTTAGAGATCTTCACGAAGCTGGAGCAGAAGTGGCTCTCCCACTGCCAAACCGCCAAGAAAACTCGGATCCTCAGCATCGACGGCGGCGGAACCACCGGCATTGTCGCCGGAGCCGCCTTGATCCACCTCGAAGATCAGATCCGACTCAAAACCGGCGACGCCCACGCTCAAATCGCCGATTTCTTCGACCTCGTCACCGGTACTGGCATCGGAGCCGTCCTCGCCGCCATGCTTGTCGCCGATGACGGCTCCGGCCGCCCTCTCTACACCGCTAGAGATGCTGTGAACTCGGTTTCCGAGAAGAATGCCGACATGTTCAAATTGAGGTTTGGTGGAGTGTTTCGCCGGCGCCGGAGGTACTCCGGCGGGAGCATGGAGAAGGCGTTGGCGGAGCTTCTTACGAGGGAGGACGGGAAGGTCCTGACGCTCAAGGACACGTGTAAGCCTCTCCTGGTTCCCTGCTACGACATGAAAAGTTCCGCCCCGTTCGTGTTCTCCCGAGCCGACGCGTCCGAGTCGGCGAGTTTCGACTTCGAAATGTGGAAAGTCTGCCGCGCCACGTCAGCGACTCCAAGCGTGTTCAAGCCGTTCAGCCTGATCTCCGTGGACGGAAAGACATCGTGCTCGGCGGTGGACGGTGGTCTGGTGATGAACAACCCGACGGCGGCGGCTGTGACTCACGTACTCAACAACAAGCGCGACTTCCCCTCCGTCAACGGCGTCGAGGACCTGCTGGTTTTGTCGTTAGGTAACGGCCCGTTGAGCGGAGGGAAGGCGGGGCGGAGTAACGGAAAGTGCTCGCCGTCGTCGGTGGTTGACATTGTGCTCGACGGAGTTTCCGAGACCATTGACCAGATGGTGGGAAACGCCTTCTGTTATAACCGCGCTGATTACGTCAGAATTCAG GCGTTCGGATTGGGGAGCGAAGTGTTTGCGGTCCAGCGATCGAAGGAGGAAGCGGATGTGTTGAAGGAGAGAGGGGTGGAGTCGTTACCGTTTGGCGGGAAGCGGTTATTGACGGAGACAAACGGAGAGAGAATCGAGGGTTTCGTGCAACGACTCGTGGCTTGTGGAAGGAGCAGTCTGCCACCTAGTCCCTGCAAGGACTCCGGCGTTAGCCCCCTCGCTAACGGCCGTTAG